A section of the Streptomyces sp. SLBN-118 genome encodes:
- a CDS encoding TetR/AcrR family transcriptional regulator: MTIQDSHWQAAVAPGSAADGNGRAGSGGAGRSAPLRVDAQRNLEHVLRAAREVFGELGYGAPMEDVARRARVGVGTVYRRFPSKDVLVRRIAEEETSRLTEQARTALGQEEEPWSALSRFLRTSVASGAGRLLPPQVLRVGVESEEPAVVVRDEARVPQQRIGTQPELRVVGPRPVPVEEQDDTGAAELLEVVGQLVDRARGAGELRGDVTVADVLLVIATAAPSLPDAAQQAAASARLLDILLEGLRPRSA, from the coding sequence ATGACCATTCAGGATTCGCATTGGCAGGCTGCTGTCGCGCCGGGTTCGGCGGCTGACGGGAACGGACGGGCGGGATCGGGCGGCGCGGGCCGCTCCGCACCGCTGCGTGTGGACGCGCAGCGCAATCTCGAGCATGTACTGCGTGCCGCGCGCGAGGTGTTCGGCGAGCTGGGATACGGCGCGCCGATGGAGGATGTGGCGCGTCGCGCCAGGGTCGGCGTCGGGACGGTGTACCGCCGCTTCCCGAGCAAGGACGTCCTGGTGCGCCGGATCGCCGAGGAGGAGACCTCCCGGCTGACCGAGCAGGCGCGCACGGCCCTGGGGCAGGAAGAGGAGCCCTGGTCGGCACTCTCCCGCTTCCTGCGTACGTCGGTGGCGTCGGGCGCGGGACGCCTGCTGCCGCCGCAGGTACTGCGGGTGGGCGTGGAGTCCGAGGAGCCGGCGGTTGTCGTACGGGACGAGGCACGGGTGCCGCAGCAGCGGATCGGCACACAGCCCGAGCTGCGGGTGGTCGGGCCGCGTCCGGTGCCGGTGGAGGAACAGGACGACACGGGCGCGGCGGAACTGCTCGAGGTCGTGGGGCAACTGGTCGACCGGGCGCGCGGAGCGGGCGAGCTGCGCGGCGATGTGACCGTCGCCGACGTGCTGCTCGTGATAGCCACGGCCGCGCCCTCGCTGCCGGATGCGGCACAGCAGGCGGCGGCTTCGGCCCGTCTCCTGGACATCCTGCTGGAGGGTCTGCGGCCCCGCTCCGCCTGA